Proteins from one Coleofasciculus chthonoplastes PCC 7420 genomic window:
- the nifS gene encoding cysteine desulfurase NifS, producing the protein MSVIYLDNNATTRVDEAVLEEMLPYLSEYYGNPSSMHTFGGQLARNIEQARENVAALLGAQPTEIIFTSCGTEGDNAAIRAALITQPDKKHIVTTAVEHPAVYTLCKRLEKEGYRVTYLPVNGKGLIDLKELKASLTDDTALVSVMCANNETGTIFPIERIGQIVKERGILFHVDAVQAVGKVPLNMSESTVDFLVLSGHKLHAPKGIGVLYVRKGVRFRPLLIGGHQERGRRGGTSNVPAIIGLGKAAELAIQHVTEEVTQVKELRDRLEQGLLSQIPDCQLNGHPSMRLPNTTNIGFKYIEGEAILLSLDRFGICASSGSACTSGSLEPSHVLRAMGLPYTLLHGSIRFSLSRYTTSAEIDRVLEVMPAIVERLRTISPFKNEADEEQGWLQTAREQQGRGVMETVK; encoded by the coding sequence ATGAGTGTAATTTATTTAGATAATAATGCCACCACCCGTGTAGACGAGGCTGTGCTGGAGGAGATGCTGCCTTATCTGAGTGAATATTATGGAAATCCCTCCAGCATGCACACGTTTGGTGGACAATTAGCCCGCAATATAGAGCAAGCACGAGAAAACGTTGCGGCATTATTGGGCGCTCAACCGACAGAAATTATCTTTACCAGTTGCGGTACGGAAGGAGACAATGCGGCGATTCGTGCGGCGTTGATTACCCAACCGGACAAGAAGCATATTGTTACTACGGCGGTGGAACATCCGGCGGTTTACACACTTTGCAAACGACTGGAAAAAGAAGGCTATCGGGTGACGTATCTCCCGGTTAATGGCAAAGGATTGATTGATCTCAAGGAATTGAAAGCCTCTCTCACCGACGACACGGCGCTGGTTTCGGTGATGTGCGCCAATAATGAAACGGGGACGATTTTCCCAATTGAACGGATTGGGCAAATTGTTAAAGAACGGGGCATTTTGTTCCACGTTGATGCGGTGCAGGCGGTGGGGAAAGTTCCCTTAAATATGAGCGAGAGTACTGTTGATTTTTTGGTTCTCTCCGGTCATAAACTTCATGCACCTAAGGGGATTGGCGTACTGTATGTTCGCAAAGGCGTGCGCTTTCGTCCCCTGTTAATTGGGGGTCATCAAGAACGAGGGCGTCGAGGGGGTACATCGAATGTTCCAGCCATTATTGGGCTGGGGAAAGCCGCAGAATTGGCAATCCAGCACGTTACGGAAGAAGTTACCCAGGTGAAGGAATTACGCGATCGCTTGGAACAAGGATTACTGAGTCAGATTCCGGATTGTCAACTGAATGGTCATCCGTCGATGCGGCTACCGAATACGACGAATATTGGCTTTAAGTATATCGAAGGCGAAGCCATTTTACTGTCCCTGGATCGGTTTGGGATTTGCGCCTCGTCGGGTTCGGCTTGCACGTCTGGATCATTAGAACCCTCTCATGTGCTGCGGGCGATGGGACTCCCTTACACGCTTCTCCATGGTTCGATTCGCTTTAGTTTGTCTCGATATACCACTTCAGCCGAAATCGATCGGGTGTTGGAAGTAATGCCAGCAATTGTAGAACGCTTGCGAACGATTTCCCCCTTCAAGAATGAAGCCGACGAAGAACAGGGTTGGCTTCAGACAGCCAGGGAGCAACAGGGGAGAGGGGTTATGGAGACAGTGAAATGA
- the nifH gene encoding nitrogenase iron protein, with protein MRKIAIYGKGGIGKSTTTQNTVAGLVELGRKVMIVGCDPKADSTRLLLGGLHQKSVLDTLREEGDDVDLDEIRKEGYGKTLCVESGGPEPGVGCAGRGIITSISMLEQLGAYDESEGLDYAFYDVLGDVVCGGFAMPIREGKAQEIYIVTSGEMMAMYAANNICRGIQKYAESGGVRLGGLICNSRKVDLEAELIEALAESLSTQMIYFLPRDNMVQRAELNRKTVIEYDSDCEQAGHYRSLAKAIDENTNHVVPTPMKNDELEQLLVKFGLYG; from the coding sequence ATGAGGAAGATTGCTATTTACGGTAAAGGTGGAATCGGTAAATCCACAACCACACAAAATACAGTGGCTGGACTTGTCGAACTCGGTCGCAAAGTCATGATCGTTGGTTGTGACCCCAAAGCAGATTCTACGCGCTTATTGCTCGGTGGTTTGCACCAAAAGAGTGTGTTAGATACTTTACGTGAAGAAGGCGACGACGTTGATCTCGACGAAATCCGTAAAGAAGGCTATGGCAAAACCCTCTGCGTAGAATCCGGTGGTCCAGAACCGGGCGTAGGCTGTGCGGGTCGAGGTATTATCACCTCAATTAGTATGCTCGAACAACTCGGCGCCTATGACGAAAGTGAAGGTCTTGATTATGCCTTCTACGACGTACTAGGTGACGTGGTTTGCGGCGGTTTCGCCATGCCAATTCGGGAAGGTAAAGCCCAAGAAATTTACATCGTTACCTCTGGCGAAATGATGGCAATGTATGCTGCTAATAATATTTGCCGAGGCATTCAAAAATACGCTGAATCTGGCGGTGTTCGTTTAGGCGGTTTGATTTGCAACAGCCGTAAGGTTGATCTGGAAGCTGAACTTATCGAAGCATTGGCTGAATCCCTCAGCACTCAGATGATCTATTTCTTGCCTCGCGACAATATGGTTCAACGGGCAGAATTGAACCGCAAGACGGTGATTGAATATGACTCCGATTGCGAGCAAGCCGGTCATTATCGCAGCTTAGCTAAAGCGATTGATGAGAACACCAATCATGTCGTTCCCACACCGATGAAGAATGACGAGTTGGAACAACTACTTGTTAAATTCGGTTTGTACGGCTAA
- a CDS encoding DUF433 domain-containing protein codes for MNNWQEQIEINPKVCHGKPCIKGTRIMVSVILDNLAEGLTLEEIVEDYPPLTIDNVRSAIA; via the coding sequence ATGAATAATTGGCAAGAACAGATTGAGATAAACCCCAAGGTTTGTCATGGAAAACCTTGTATTAAAGGAACTCGCATTATGGTTTCAGTCATTCTGGATAATCTGGCAGAAGGATTAACACTAGAAGAGATTGTCGAAGACTATCCGCCGTTGACTATAGACAACGTGCGCTCTGCGATCGCTTAA
- a CDS encoding NifB/NifX family molybdenum-iron cluster-binding protein, whose product MNTNSLKMKSEYDLKRHQERQTGKEPKEFLNATRTENTSSVANRTKIRVAVASKGGGLVNQHFGHAKEFEIYEVNRDEAHCIERRSVTPYCQGGYGEADVLDNILQTLSDCQAVLVSKIGACPKEQLQAQGIECVEAYDVIENVVLDFYEQYQMS is encoded by the coding sequence ATGAACACCAACAGTCTGAAGATGAAATCTGAATACGACTTGAAACGACATCAGGAACGACAAACGGGCAAAGAGCCTAAAGAATTCCTGAACGCGACTCGAACTGAAAATACATCCTCTGTCGCCAATCGGACTAAAATCCGCGTCGCTGTCGCCAGTAAAGGCGGTGGCTTGGTTAATCAACATTTCGGTCATGCTAAAGAATTCGAGATTTATGAAGTGAATCGCGATGAAGCCCATTGTATTGAGCGGCGTTCCGTAACTCCCTATTGCCAAGGCGGGTATGGCGAAGCCGATGTACTCGACAATATTCTGCAAACGCTTTCAGATTGCCAAGCTGTTCTCGTTTCTAAGATTGGTGCTTGTCCCAAGGAACAATTGCAAGCGCAGGGAATTGAGTGCGTTGAAGCCTACGATGTGATTGAAAATGTAGTGCTGGACTTTTATGAACAATATCAAATGTCGTAG
- the nifD gene encoding nitrogenase molybdenum-iron protein alpha chain: protein MTPHDSDTLKLEKATYEVDPKDVTKEMVSPYPAKVARKRAKHIVMRDPSIEGQEIQANVRTVPGILNTRHCAFAGCKGVVVGPFGDVLHIVHGPVGCSYYTWMTRRNQYRSREDGKNYMSYCVTTDMQDSDIVFGGVKKLRQAVQEGYDIFKPNAITITATCPVGLIGDDIQTVAKEMTEELGISVVAFNCEGYKGVSQSAGHHIANNGFFKNWVGEGEATDEEIEGFTVNLLGEYNIGGDSYEIERVLEKCGINVIATFSGDGTYDAATKAHLAKLNLVMCHRSINYMAEMMETKFGVPWTKVSFIGVQAFAKSLRKVARFFNDEALTQRIEEVIAEEVAAAEAEIAPIRERLQGKSAILFVGGSRAHHYQDLFADLGIKTIAAGYEFAHRDDYEGRQVLPLKVDADSRNVEELRVEKDPERYKLTADPAWVEQLKEEGFLNRYEGMISEMGEDTLMIDDISHHELETLIKRLKPDIVGSGIKDKYVIEKFGVPCKQLHNYDYGGPFAGFQGAVNFAKDIDMRINNPTWKLVKAPWQN, encoded by the coding sequence ATGACTCCCCATGATTCAGATACCTTAAAATTAGAAAAGGCGACGTATGAAGTAGACCCGAAAGACGTTACCAAAGAGATGGTATCGCCCTACCCAGCCAAAGTTGCCAGAAAACGGGCAAAGCATATCGTGATGCGGGACCCGTCCATCGAAGGACAGGAAATTCAGGCGAATGTGCGAACCGTTCCTGGCATTCTCAACACCAGACACTGTGCCTTTGCCGGATGTAAAGGGGTGGTTGTTGGTCCCTTTGGTGATGTGCTGCACATTGTTCACGGACCAGTGGGCTGTTCTTACTACACCTGGATGACGCGACGCAATCAGTATCGTAGCCGTGAAGATGGCAAGAATTACATGAGCTACTGTGTCACCACCGACATGCAGGACTCTGATATTGTCTTCGGCGGTGTGAAAAAGCTGCGTCAAGCCGTTCAGGAAGGCTATGACATCTTCAAGCCCAATGCGATTACCATCACAGCTACCTGTCCAGTAGGGTTAATTGGTGACGATATCCAAACCGTTGCCAAAGAAATGACTGAAGAACTCGGCATTTCAGTGGTCGCATTTAACTGCGAAGGATACAAAGGCGTTTCCCAGTCTGCGGGTCACCACATCGCCAACAATGGCTTCTTTAAAAATTGGGTGGGTGAAGGCGAAGCAACAGACGAAGAAATTGAAGGCTTCACCGTCAACCTTTTGGGTGAGTACAACATTGGCGGCGATTCCTATGAAATTGAGCGGGTGCTTGAGAAGTGTGGGATTAATGTGATTGCTACATTCAGTGGTGATGGCACTTACGATGCAGCGACGAAAGCCCATTTAGCTAAGTTGAACTTGGTCATGTGTCACCGCTCAATTAACTACATGGCGGAGATGATGGAGACCAAGTTTGGGGTTCCTTGGACAAAGGTCAGCTTCATCGGCGTTCAAGCGTTTGCCAAGTCCTTGCGTAAGGTTGCTCGATTCTTTAATGATGAGGCACTTACCCAGCGCATTGAAGAGGTGATTGCTGAAGAAGTGGCTGCCGCAGAAGCGGAAATTGCCCCGATTCGGGAACGGTTGCAAGGCAAGAGTGCGATTCTGTTTGTGGGCGGTTCTCGCGCTCACCACTACCAAGACTTGTTTGCAGACTTAGGCATCAAAACCATTGCTGCTGGCTATGAGTTCGCTCACCGGGATGACTACGAAGGTCGTCAAGTTCTACCGTTGAAAGTAGACGCCGACTCCCGTAACGTCGAAGAGTTGCGTGTCGAAAAAGACCCAGAGCGCTACAAACTAACGGCTGACCCAGCATGGGTGGAGCAGCTTAAAGAAGAAGGGTTCCTGAATCGGTACGAGGGGATGATTTCGGAGATGGGTGAAGATACATTGATGATTGATGACATCTCCCATCATGAGCTAGAAACTCTGATTAAGCGCCTCAAGCCCGATATCGTCGGTTCCGGGATTAAGGACAAGTATGTGATTGAGAAGTTTGGCGTTCCTTGTAAGCAACTTCACAACTACGACTACGGCGGTCCGTTTGCCGGATTCCAAGGTGCGGTTAATTTCGCCAAAGATATCGATATGCGGATTAACAACCCCACTTGGAAGTTAGTTAAAGCTCCCTGGCAGAACTAG
- a CDS encoding P-II family nitrogen regulator → MKEVLAVIRMNKINQTKAALSKAGFPSVTAVKVVGRGRQAVDFQLAKAINENPQDSSDLLPLLAQGHRLIPKRMLSLVVPDDNVQQVVDALIQANQTSNPGDGKIFVLPVEDSVRVSSGETGAVAVDEMTG, encoded by the coding sequence ATGAAAGAAGTTCTGGCTGTCATCAGGATGAACAAAATTAACCAGACGAAAGCCGCCTTAAGTAAAGCTGGTTTTCCGTCCGTGACAGCGGTGAAAGTAGTCGGTCGAGGCAGGCAAGCCGTGGACTTTCAGTTAGCGAAAGCCATTAATGAAAATCCCCAAGATAGCAGTGATTTGCTGCCCCTTCTGGCTCAAGGACACCGTTTAATTCCCAAACGGATGCTCAGTTTGGTGGTTCCCGATGACAACGTTCAGCAAGTGGTTGACGCCCTGATTCAAGCCAATCAGACCAGCAACCCAGGAGATGGAAAAATCTTTGTTCTGCCCGTTGAGGATAGCGTCCGCGTTAGCAGCGGCGAAACAGGAGCCGTCGCGGTTGATGAAATGACGGGTTAA
- the cysE gene encoding serine O-acetyltransferase — MLQSTTNYSTTRSQLTTPVAEGRRHNWITHCQPPIDDRELERGDTDKIPRVRTPFQVIKQGWRTLLTDFQIIFERDPAARNRFEVLVCYPGFQALISHRLAHWLHRQRVPFLPRFLSQLARFFTGIEIHPGAVMGKGVFIDHGMGVVIGETAIVGDYCLIYQGATLGGTGKETGKRHPTLGKNVVVSAGAKILGNIHIGDHVRIGAGSVVLRDVPTDCTVVGVPGRIVRQSGKRIDPLEHGQLPDTQAAALRALRDRITELEQQLASLESKRKPG; from the coding sequence ATGCTACAGTCCACGACTAATTACTCAACAACGCGATCGCAGCTTACCACCCCAGTAGCAGAAGGCAGAAGGCATAATTGGATAACCCATTGTCAGCCACCTATAGATGATAGGGAATTAGAACGAGGCGACACCGATAAAATCCCTAGAGTCAGAACACCGTTTCAGGTGATCAAGCAAGGCTGGCGCACCCTCTTAACCGACTTTCAGATTATCTTTGAACGTGATCCAGCAGCCCGGAATCGGTTCGAGGTATTGGTTTGCTATCCCGGCTTCCAGGCGCTGATCAGCCATCGCCTCGCCCATTGGCTGCATCGTCAGCGAGTACCATTCCTTCCCCGCTTCCTGTCTCAACTGGCGCGATTCTTCACCGGAATCGAAATTCATCCAGGGGCGGTGATGGGTAAGGGTGTGTTTATTGATCATGGCATGGGTGTGGTGATTGGTGAAACCGCGATTGTTGGCGATTACTGTTTGATTTACCAAGGCGCAACCCTGGGCGGAACCGGTAAAGAAACGGGCAAACGCCATCCCACATTAGGGAAGAATGTGGTGGTGAGTGCAGGTGCCAAGATATTGGGGAATATCCACATTGGCGATCATGTTCGCATTGGGGCGGGTTCAGTCGTGTTGCGCGATGTCCCCACCGATTGTACCGTGGTGGGAGTACCGGGGCGAATTGTACGTCAGTCGGGCAAACGCATTGATCCCCTAGAACATGGACAGCTACCGGATACACAAGCCGCCGCGCTACGGGCGTTACGCGATCGCATCACCGAACTCGAACAGCAATTGGCATCCTTAGAGTCGAAAAGAAAACCAGGATGA
- a CDS encoding CHASE2 domain-containing protein, producing MSLLVGVGGLELLELRLFDEMVKQSLSSPPSQRIVIVGITQADIQELDHYPISDRVLAQVLSQILAENLVVVGLGLFRDVPVNYGETRRDVPLERLPLERLTIINESVIWRVWDNGIGISESVQKWFRRAIVHLLLVFTLER from the coding sequence GTGTCACTGCTGGTGGGGGTTGGAGGATTGGAACTCCTGGAGTTGAGGCTGTTTGATGAGATGGTGAAGCAGTCGCTTTCATCGCCGCCGAGTCAACGGATAGTGATTGTCGGGATAACGCAGGCGGATATCCAGGAGTTAGACCATTATCCGATAAGCGATCGCGTTTTGGCACAGGTACTCAGTCAGATTCTGGCGGAGAATCTGGTGGTAGTTGGGTTGGGTTTGTTTCGCGATGTTCCCGTTAATTATGGGGAAACCCGTAGAGACGTTCCGTTGGAACGTCTTCCGTTGGAACGTCTGACAATAATAAATGAGTCGGTAATTTGGCGGGTTTGGGACAATGGGATAGGGATAAGTGAATCGGTGCAGAAATGGTTTAGACGCGCTATAGTTCATTTACTACTTGTTTTTACTCTTGAGCGCTGA
- a CDS encoding P-II family nitrogen regulator encodes MTIMVRAIIRPEKSDDVMKALLDAGYPAVTKVDVFGRGKQRGLKIGNVLYDELPKALLMVVVPDTEKEFVIRAILSSARTGAEGAAGDGKIFVSPVEEVYTISSGKTDSSKKEPALATR; translated from the coding sequence ATGACTATCATGGTGAGAGCGATTATTCGACCGGAAAAGAGCGACGACGTTATGAAAGCGCTCTTGGACGCTGGTTATCCAGCCGTTACCAAAGTTGATGTCTTTGGTCGAGGCAAACAACGGGGATTGAAAATTGGTAATGTGCTTTATGATGAACTCCCCAAAGCGTTGTTAATGGTAGTGGTTCCCGATACCGAAAAAGAGTTTGTGATTCGGGCAATTCTCAGCAGCGCTCGCACGGGAGCCGAAGGAGCAGCAGGCGATGGCAAGATATTTGTCAGTCCTGTAGAAGAAGTCTACACCATCAGCTCCGGAAAAACCGATTCGAGTAAGAAAGAACCTGCGCTGGCTACGCGCTAA
- a CDS encoding tetratricopeptide repeat protein — protein sequence MSKYETWFNQGVTLQDEKNYTEALTCFQNAIDIKPDFIPAWVYKGICLERLKRYEAAIDCYNKAIQINPDVADLWYNKGTTYCTMKRYNDALSCFERVLDIEPDNAMAQTSRSFILATPEIFKINPLRSNPNDGNTDESSEEVEIPIEREIGRQISTSLSQSSENELMQE from the coding sequence ATGAGCAAATACGAAACTTGGTTTAATCAAGGTGTGACACTCCAAGATGAGAAAAACTATACAGAGGCACTCACCTGCTTCCAAAACGCGATTGATATTAAACCTGACTTTATTCCCGCCTGGGTATACAAAGGAATCTGTCTAGAGCGATTGAAACGGTACGAAGCCGCGATTGACTGTTACAACAAAGCGATTCAAATTAATCCCGATGTTGCTGACCTTTGGTACAACAAAGGTACAACCTACTGTACAATGAAGCGCTACAACGACGCGCTATCCTGCTTTGAGCGAGTTCTGGACATTGAACCTGATAATGCAATGGCTCAGACAAGCCGTTCATTCATTCTCGCCACTCCAGAGATTTTTAAAATAAACCCATTACGCTCTAATCCTAATGATGGGAATACAGATGAAAGTAGTGAGGAGGTTGAGATTCCCATAGAGCGAGAAATTGGTCGCCAAATCAGCACATCTTTATCGCAGAGTAGTGAGAATGAGTTGATGCAAGAATGA
- the nifU gene encoding Fe-S cluster assembly protein NifU → MWDYTDKVMDLFHNPHNMGAIATQDCTTTETIAVGEIGSIVCGDALRLYLRIDSTTDTILDARFQTFGCASAIASSSALTDLIKGMTVDQALQLTNREIASYLGGLPQEKMHCSVMGQEALEAAISDYKGIPVRPEEEDESPLVCSCFGVSSAKIKRLIRENHLTNAEEVTNYIKAGGGCGSCLAEIDDLVIEVTQEQETLNTAASLSAPIPQPAVATTTPSTSPVKEETSPPPATLTNLQKITLIQQVLETEIRPTLAYDGGDVELYDVEGDRVKVILKGSCDGCPSVMITLKMAIEKRLQERVSPNLMVEAVV, encoded by the coding sequence ATGTGGGACTACACTGACAAAGTAATGGATTTGTTTCATAATCCTCACAATATGGGCGCGATCGCGACTCAAGATTGTACGACGACGGAAACGATCGCGGTTGGCGAAATTGGCAGTATTGTTTGTGGCGATGCGTTGCGCTTGTATCTGAGGATTGATAGCACAACAGATACCATTCTGGATGCCCGTTTTCAAACCTTTGGCTGTGCGAGTGCGATCGCGTCTTCCTCTGCATTAACAGATTTGATTAAGGGGATGACGGTTGATCAGGCTTTGCAACTGACAAATCGTGAGATTGCTAGCTATTTGGGGGGCTTACCTCAAGAGAAGATGCACTGTTCGGTTATGGGTCAAGAAGCCCTAGAAGCGGCAATCTCTGATTATAAAGGGATTCCGGTTAGACCGGAGGAAGAGGACGAAAGTCCCTTGGTGTGTAGTTGCTTTGGGGTTAGTTCCGCGAAGATTAAGCGACTGATTCGGGAAAATCACCTCACTAACGCCGAAGAAGTCACCAATTACATTAAAGCGGGTGGGGGGTGTGGATCATGTTTAGCAGAGATTGATGATCTGGTGATTGAGGTGACTCAAGAACAGGAGACATTAAATACAGCCGCGTCGCTATCCGCACCGATTCCTCAACCCGCCGTCGCGACAACGACTCCATCGACTTCCCCAGTCAAAGAGGAGACATCGCCACCTCCTGCTACCCTGACGAACTTGCAAAAAATTACCTTGATTCAGCAGGTTCTGGAAACGGAAATCCGTCCCACATTAGCCTATGATGGCGGGGATGTCGAGTTATACGATGTAGAAGGCGATCGCGTTAAGGTAATTCTCAAAGGATCGTGTGATGGCTGTCCCAGCGTAATGATTACCCTGAAGATGGCGATCGAAAAACGGCTGCAAGAACGAGTCTCTCCTAATCTTATGGTTGAAGCCGTGGTTTAA